The Clostridia bacterium genome includes the window CCAGCTGGTGAACAATTTGACCGGGGTACCCTACCAACTGGCAGCGGTTCGGGATAAGCTGGAAGAATTATTAGCCAAGAATGATTTTGAAATGCCGGGGGTTTCAGCCGATGATCTCTGCCAGGCTATCATCGGCAAGGCCCGGGCGGAGGTGCAGGATTGTGGGAGCCAACATGCAACCTGAGCTACGGCGTTTTCCCACCGACCTTTGGTATGACCGCAACCATTACTGGCTCCGAGTCGATGGCCACCAAGCCGTGGTGGGGCTGACCGGTTACGGCCTGAGCCTGATTGGGGAGATCGCTTACTTGGAGCTACCTCCGGCCGGCACCAGCATCCGTCAGGGGGAAGGATTAGGTTCGGTTGAATCTGGCAAGTGGGTGGGAAAATTGACAGCGCCAGTTAGCGGAACCATATTGGAAACCAATTCGGCGCTAGAGGCAGAGCCTGACCTAATTAACCGTGATCCCTATATGCGAGGCTGGATGTTTAAGGTTAGAATTGATAAGCTAGAAGAGTTAAACTGCTTAATGGACCAAGCTGCTTACGTGGGTTGGATCGATCAACAGGCATGCTGCCAACGTGGGTAAGGCTAAAGAGTATGCTAGGCGAGGGGAGAGTTGTGGCTAAGCACTTACTACAGGCCAACCGGGCGGTATTCATGATCATTGACTTGCAGGAAAAGCTAATGAAAGTTATGGACCATGCTGGGCAGGTCTACAAGAATACCAGACTTTTGTTGGCTGCCTGCCACGAGATGAACATACCGGTGGTGGTTACCGAGCAGTATCCTAAAGGTTTAGGGCATACGGTACCCGAAGTGGCGGAGAACCTAGGCGAGCATGTGAAGCTGGAAAAGGTGAGCTTCTCGGCCTGCTCGGAGGATTGCCTGAGGGTGTTGCAGCAGCTGGGCCGCCGCCAGGTGCTAGTGGCGGGAAGCGAGGCCCATATTTGTGTTTTCCAAACGGTCAGGGACCTTATCATGGCCGGGTTTGAGGTTTTCGTAGTTCGCGATGCAGTTTGCTCCCGGTTCAAGAGTAATTTCAAGAATGGCCTGGAACTGATGCGGGATGAGGGCGCGGTGATAACTAACGCTGAGACAGTGGTCTTTGACCTGCTTAAGAAAGCGGGGATAAAGGAGTTTAAGGCCCTTGCTCCCCTACTGAAATAATTGGAAGAAGGATGGCTCGATTGAGTCGCTTGAAGACCGCTTTTGTGGATTCCCATTCTTATGACCCTTGGTACAATCTGGCGCTAGAAGAGTATCTGCTAAACCATGTAGCTGAAAACCAAGTCATCCTCTACCTTTGGCAGAATGACCATACTGTAGTCATTGGCAAGCATCAAAACCCTTGGAAGGAATGTGCCTGCCGGCAGTTGGAAAGTGAGGGCGGGAAACTTGCCCGCCGGTTGTCTGGGGGCGGGGCGGTCTACCACGATCTGGGGAATCTGAACTTTACCTTCGTCATGGACCGCAAGCTCTATGACCTGGACAAGCAATTAGGCGTACTGTTGCAGGCTGTTAAGGATCTCGAGGTAGATGCCGAGTTTTCCGGTCGCAATGATTTGGTGGTGGGGGGTAAAAAATTTTCCGGCAACGCCTTTTGTCTCAAACCCAAAACTGCTTACCACCATGGCACGGTGCTGGTCAACACTGATTTGAGCAAACTTGAGCGTTATCTTTGCCCTTCCAAGGAGAAAATTGCTTCTAAGGTAATTGATGCCCAGTCGGTGCGCTCCCGGGTGGTCAATCTGGCCAGCCTGAACCCAAGGATCACGGTGGCATCAGTCTGGCAGAGTCTCAAGGAGAGCTTTGCTGCCGGCTACGGTTACTATGAGACGGAAATTGACGTAAGTTCGGCTCAAGCTTCCCTGGAAATCCAGAGGCTGTACCGGAAATATGCTTCCTGGGAGTGGCGGTACGGGGAAAGCCCGGATTTCGATATTTCCTATCGCCACCGGTTTGACTGGGGAGAAATCGAGATGTGCTTTTCGGTCGAAGATGGCCAAGTCGAAAGGGCGGCGGTCTACTCCGATGCCATGGATTGCGGCCTGATCGAGGATCTGGCCCGGGCGCTCCAGGGCATTCCTTTCCGTAAGCAGGCCATCATGGACCGGGTGGCGGGCATAGCCATCGGAGAAAGAGAGTCCTTGGTCCAGGATTTGTTGGCATGGCTCCAGACTGCCTGTTAGGCCTAGGTGCCCACTGGCGAGCCGAAGGCCCTTCTCAAATAGCTTGTCCCAAGGAATAGTCAGACCGCCGGCCTTGGCCGGGCCAGCCATGCCCGCTGGCTGCCCGCGGTCTGGGTTGGTGGGAAGCTGCCATCCCGGTCGCTCAACTATCTCGGGGCGTCAGGACAATTTGAACTGGGCTACAGCTTCCTGAAGCTCTAGAGCTAGTTGGGCCAAGGACTGGGCGGAAGCCGCTATCTCCTCGGCTGTGGCATTTTGTTCTTCAGTACTGGCCGATACTTCTTCCACGACGGCGGCATTCTCCTGGGCCACTGCCGCGATCGACTGGATGTTGTTACTGATGCCTTGGGCATGGTTGTTCACCTGTTCAGCGAAGCTGGCTATTTCTTGTATGCTTTCGGTCACACTGTTCACGGCTTCAGAAATCTCTTCATCCTCCGGGCCAGGGCGTGGCTTATCTCGGCCTCTTGCGCTCCAAGGTGAGGGCACAGTCAGGTTTGCCACCGGCGCGCTGTCCTTTAAGGAGATTGGGCTTGGCTTGGCTCCTTGTTGCTCCTGGTCAGTTCCATAGCGGCCAGCACCGCCTGGTGGCATTCCGCCTGGCCAGTGCTTCCCGGGACCAAATCAGTAATGCCGGCCGGGCCGTATTTCTCCCTGATCTGGGCCCGGCTCAAGAATTCCACCGGCCAGCCCAGGGCATCGCCGATGGCACCCCCGATCAGGCAGCCGCGAAAATGCTGCTGGTCTCTTCTCTTGCTCATGGGCCCACCTGCCTTTTTGGTAAACACCGACCTTGGCCAGCTTCTCTCCACCCAGCCCTAAGGTTAATACGCCTACTCCTCCAGGGATACCAACAGCGGAGGCACGACTTGGGCCAAGTATTGCTTCACCTGCTCCCAGCTCACCGGACGCAGTAGCACCGGATCTTTTTCCCTTTCCGCATCGGCAAAATAGGTAAGGCTTTTGAGTATATGGTAAAGATTGAAGTTGGTGCCGCTAAATTTCTGGCGATAGAGATCGAGGCAGCTTTTCAGGTCAGCTATTTCCTGAGCAATAAAGTAAAGATCAAAGAAATCTTTCTTGCTTCCCCGGGAGGCAATGGCCTCTATTTTCATCGGAGCGATATCCTGCGGCGAGGCTACGGGACAACCTTTAAAGGCAGTTGGGGCAGCCAGAAGGGGGTACTTGTAGTAAAGAAAACTCACCTTAGTTCCCTGGAGAATGCCGTGGATGGTGCCCCACTTGGCATTTAGCAATTCAAAGCTGCCAAGCTCCTCCAACCTTTGCCTTAGCATCAAGGTATCGATGTGGCTAGGGGAGAAAAAATCTAGGTCCTCGGAAAGGCGGTGGCCCAGGTGCAAAGCTAAAGCGGTACCGCCAGCCAGGTAAAAGTCATCGAGAATATGGGATGAGGCTAATAGTTCCAATACTTGGAGCCCGTGCGGTGGTAAGGCGGACGCAAACACCGGACCTCTTCCTCCTTGAGGTGATAGTAGCAACGCCAAAAGGAGCCGGTTTTGGCGGATAGTCTGGGGCTAGTCTTGATTACCTCCAGCACATCTTGGTGGCGGTATTGCCTTAGAACCCACCGGATAGCTTGGGTATCTCCGTATTCCAATAAGCGTTCTAAGATAAAGTAGCTATCAGCCTTAGGATCTAGCCCCTCAAAGGGCACATCCCAGAAAAACTTGGTTAAGAAAGGTGGAAGCTGCATGGATTTGCCCCCAAAACCCCCTGTCTCCATTTTAACTTTTCAGTCACCACTACTATACCATCTTTTAGGCGGGATGCCAAAGTTTGCCCTGCTTAGGTCCGGGTGCCCTACCCCCGGTGGCTCCAGGCGGGGTACATGGTCTAAAGGATTCGGGGCCAAGATGAGGAAAGATGACACTCCATGCCACCGGCAGCTAGTAAGCGCCTGGCTGGCCAAGGGGCGTTCTCCGACACCGACCTGATCGCCTACGGACCGGTGAGGACCCTGGAGGAAATCGTCTTCTTCTTCGACCAGAAAAGCTTTTATTCAGCCAAAGAGGTTATAGGATGTCTCCAGGCGATTTAAAGCCCACCACCAGGGTGAGGCTTAGGACTTCATCAGGGTAACGATATAAGTATTAAAGCTAACACTCCAAATCAAAGAGTACGGTAGGCTGGGAGCAAGACCATGGCTTCCGATAGGAATAGCAACCTTTGCCATGATGATAGCTGGGCCGCAGATGGCCATGGAGGAACCCGATGGCAAAGGAACAGGATTTAGCTATTGCACCGTGCTATTCCATTTGCAAGAACTCTGCTGCTGTCATGATTTTTGGATTCACGACGCCGGATTCAAGAAAATCCTTGTCGCCAGTAATCAGCACGTCGGCTTTTGCTTGAACAGCGGCTCGGAGAATCGGCCGGTCGAGAATGTCCCGAACAAGGGCCTCATCGCATATATCAACAGCCGGAGTTGGGACGACCTCGAGGACGGTAAGCGATAGCGCCAAGAAACGTTCAAGGGCCTGGATTTTGTGAGGGAATTTCCGGTTGTATACCCGCCGCAGTTCATCGATGTTTTGGTCGCAGACCATTCCGTGATTGGGGTGGGTAACGGCTTTGACATACGCCTGATAGGGAGTTCCGGTGCTGCTTAAGGACGCGGAAATCAGAATGTTGGTGTCAATCAATACCCTCATAAGCCTTCAATCTCCGCGCGAACACTCTTCACCAAATCCATAACATCATCATCGGTGCGGATTCCGGCCTTTTCTGCTTCCCCTTCCATTTCCTTTTGTAGCATTTTCATGGCGTAGACAGCCGAATTCATAAGGATGACCCGATCCTCTTCGCAGATGAGAGTGACGCGGTCTCCAGTGGAAAGGCGCAGTCTTGAGCG containing:
- the gcvH gene encoding glycine cleavage system protein GcvH, translated to MGANMQPELRRFPTDLWYDRNHYWLRVDGHQAVVGLTGYGLSLIGEIAYLELPPAGTSIRQGEGLGSVESGKWVGKLTAPVSGTILETNSALEAEPDLINRDPYMRGWMFKVRIDKLEELNCLMDQAAYVGWIDQQACCQRG
- a CDS encoding AbrB/MazE/SpoVT family DNA-binding domain-containing protein translates to MNIPIVDNAKVMSKGQITLPKDIRSRLRLSTGDRVTLICEEDRVILMNSAVYAMKMLQKEMEGEAEKAGIRTDDDVMDLVKSVRAEIEGL
- a CDS encoding isochorismatase family protein; this translates as MLGEGRVVAKHLLQANRAVFMIIDLQEKLMKVMDHAGQVYKNTRLLLAACHEMNIPVVVTEQYPKGLGHTVPEVAENLGEHVKLEKVSFSACSEDCLRVLQQLGRRQVLVAGSEAHICVFQTVRDLIMAGFEVFVVRDAVCSRFKSNFKNGLELMRDEGAVITNAETVVFDLLKKAGIKEFKALAPLLK
- a CDS encoding putative toxin-antitoxin system toxin component, PIN family; protein product: MRVLIDTNILISASLSSTGTPYQAYVKAVTHPNHGMVCDQNIDELRRVYNRKFPHKIQALERFLALSLTVLEVVPTPAVDICDEALVRDILDRPILRAAVQAKADVLITGDKDFLESGVVNPKIMTAAEFLQME
- a CDS encoding ADP-ribosylglycohydrolase family protein, which encodes MSKRRDQQHFRGCLIGGAIGDALGWPVEFLSRAQIREKYGPAGITDLVPGSTGQAECHQAVLAAMELTRSNKEPSQAQSP
- a CDS encoding lipoate--protein ligase, whose translation is MARLSRLKTAFVDSHSYDPWYNLALEEYLLNHVAENQVILYLWQNDHTVVIGKHQNPWKECACRQLESEGGKLARRLSGGGAVYHDLGNLNFTFVMDRKLYDLDKQLGVLLQAVKDLEVDAEFSGRNDLVVGGKKFSGNAFCLKPKTAYHHGTVLVNTDLSKLERYLCPSKEKIASKVIDAQSVRSRVVNLASLNPRITVASVWQSLKESFAAGYGYYETEIDVSSAQASLEIQRLYRKYASWEWRYGESPDFDISYRHRFDWGEIEMCFSVEDGQVERAAVYSDAMDCGLIEDLARALQGIPFRKQAIMDRVAGIAIGERESLVQDLLAWLQTAC
- a CDS encoding methyl-accepting chemotaxis protein, whose translation is MANLTVPSPWSARGRDKPRPGPEDEEISEAVNSVTESIQEIASFAEQVNNHAQGISNNIQSIAAVAQENAAVVEEVSASTEEQNATAEEIAASAQSLAQLALELQEAVAQFKLS
- a CDS encoding nucleotidyl transferase AbiEii/AbiGii toxin family protein → MFASALPPHGLQVLELLASSHILDDFYLAGGTALALHLGHRLSEDLDFFSPSHIDTLMLRQRLEELGSFELLNAKWGTIHGILQGTKVSFLYYKYPLLAAPTAFKGCPVASPQDIAPMKIEAIASRGSKKDFFDLYFIAQEIADLKSCLDLYRQKFSGTNFNLYHILKSLTYFADAEREKDPVLLRPVSWEQVKQYLAQVVPPLLVSLEE